In Mycolicibacterium aubagnense, the DNA window TTGACTGTCAAGGAAAGCTGACGCTGCCCCGACCGGATATGTAACAAGAAGAGGAGCCGGTTCAGCCTTTGATTGCGTGGCTATCCGAACCGGTGTTCTGGCCCGCGCCCGTCCCGCTCGGCGTGGTCTTGGTGCCCTTGCCGCCCCGCACATTGTCGCCCTTGCCCGGCTTCGTCGTGCCGGTGCTTTCGGTTTGTTGACCTGCAGCGTCCTTGGTGTTCTTCACCTCGGTGGTCTTGTCATCGGCCTTCTTGCCCGGCGTCTTGACCGGCTTGGACGGCTTGACGCCGTCCTGCTGGGCGGTCGGTCCTTCGGTGTCGCCCGCGGTCGGAGCGCCGGCCTTCGGGCCTGAAGCCTTGGTGTCGCCGGCCGTCGGGCCTGAAGCCTTGGTGTCGCCGGCCGTCGGGCCTGAAGCCTTGGGATCGGAGGCTTGCGGGCCTGAAGCCTTGGGATCGGAGACCTTCGGGTCGGTGCCCTTGGGGTCGGTGCCGGCCGGGTCAGCGCCCTTGGTTTCCGTCGTCCGATCGGACTTGGTGTCGGTCTTGGGTTCGCCCGCCTGTGGGTCCGTCGGCTGCTGACCGGCTGCACCGCCCGCAGCCTGCGTCCCCTTCTCGGCGGCCTTGCCCTTGTCTTCGGCACCGGCGGGCGTCTCCGCCGGCTTTTCGGCCGGATCCTGGGTCTGCGTGGCGGTCGGCGTGAGCTTGACGGCGGCGTCGGTCTTGGTGGACGTCTTGGCCGGGTTGATCGCGGCGGCCAGGCTGGTCAGCGCGGTCTGCACCGACTTGGCGATCGATTCGAGGGTGGGCGTCGTGGCAGCCAGCGATCCGATGGGCGGCAGTGGCGGGATCGGCGGGATGAGCCAACCGAAGAAGTAGTTGAACTCCGCGATACCGAAGTTGATGACGTCGTTGACGGAGTAACGGACCGCGTTGCTGATGCCGTTGACCCACACGCCGAGGTTGAGTGGATCGTTCACGATCGGGACAACCGCTTGATAGAAGATGTTGTCCGAGACCGGCCGGATCAGCGTCCAGTAGAAGATGTCGGTCTGCGCGGCGATCGTGCCTGAGAACGGCACGAACCAGCCGGCCCAGTAGAGCAGGTCGGTCGCGTAGTTGACGCCCCAGTCGACCCATGCCTGAATGCCTTGGTAGGCGCCGGTCAACCAGTCGCTGGCTGCGTTCTGCGTGCCGACGACGGGCGCGGCGGCCGAGGGGGCCGCTGCCAGCGGGTTGGGGCCGACCTTGGGGACGACGCCCGCGGCCGGCAGCTTGGCCGCGGTCATATTGCTTGCCGCGGCAAGCAATTTCACCATGGCGTCGGTCAGGTGGGGCTGGACTGTGGTCGGGTGCGCCGAGACCGCGACGTCAGCGGGGACTATCTGAATCGGGGTCAGTGCGAGAGCAGTGGCGGTCGCCGCGGCCGCGCCCGCCATCAGATACGAACGGACAGAAACGGACACCATGGCTCCTCGAAATGATCGCGTCCCGACGCCACGAACTTACGCTGTCGTCACTAAGTTCTCCTAACAATCTGCGCGTCAGCTGTGTGTGTCGGGGCATGCGGCCCGCGCCGTGCGAACGTGCTGGCGCTACTGTGGCCGGTATGCCAGGCGCAGTGGTTTCAGAATGTGAGACGCGTGGATGATCGCCGACACCACCGGGGTTACACGGAAGTGGCTCTGAACCCCCCGAACGGCGCAGACCTGCCCATTCCCGTGGTCCCACCGCTCGCCGCGCCGTCTTCGTCCGCGTTACGCCGCGTGCTGCGCCGCGCGCGTGACGGTGTTGCGCTGAATGTGGACGAGGCCGCGATCGCGATGACGGCCCGCGGCGACGACCTTGTCGACCTCTGCGCCAGCGCCGCCCGAGTCCGTGACGCCGGGTTGGAAGCGGCGGGACGGCGCGGCGCCACCGGTCGGCTTCCGGTGTCGTTTTCACGCAAGGTGTTCATCCCCGTCACCCATCTGTGCCGCGACACCTGCCACTACTGCACGTTCGTGACCGTGCCCGGCAAGCTGCGCGCCCGCGGCATGGGCATGTACATGGAGCCCGACGAGATTCTCGACGTGGCCCGCCGCGGCGCCGAGTTGGGTTGCCAGGAGGCGCTTTTCACCCTCGGTGACCGCCCGGAGGACCGGTGGGACGAAGCCAAGCAGTGGCTCGACGAGCGTGGCTATGACTCCACCCTCGATTACGTGCGGGCCATGGCCATCCGTGTCCTCGAGGAAACCGGTCTGTTGCCGCACCTGAACCCGGGCGTCATGAGCTGGTCGGAACTGTCGCGGCTCAAGCCCGTGGCACCGTCGATGGGCATGATGCTGGAGACCACCTCACGGCGGTTGTTCGAGACCAAGGGCCTGGCGCACTACGGCAGCCCTGACAAGGACCCGGCGGTGCGGCTACGCACGCTCGACGATGCGGGCCGGCTGTCCATCCCGTTCACCACCGGCTTGTTGGTGGGCATCGGGGAGAATCTCACCGAGCGGGCCGAGACCATGCACGCGATCCGCAAGTCCCACAAGGAGTTCGGGCACGTGCAGGAAGTCATCGTGCAGAACTTCCGGGCCAAGGATCACACCGCCATGGCCGCGGCGCCCGATACCGGGATCGATGATTTCCTGGCCACCATCGCGGTGGCGCGCCTGGTGCTCGGACCCAAGATGCGGATCCAGGCGCCACCGAACCTGGTGTCCCGCGAAGAGTGCCTGGCGCTGATCGGCGCCGGCGTCGACGACTGGGGCGGCGTCTCACCGCTGACCCCCGACCACGTCAACCCGGAACGGCCCTGGCCGGCTCTCGACGACTTGGCTTCTGTGACTGCTGAAGCCGGCTATGACCTGGTGCAGCGGCTGACGGCGCAGCCGTCTTACGTGCAGGCCGGCGCGGCGTGGATCGACCCGCGCGTGCGCGGGCACGTGGATGCCCTGGCAGACCCGGAGACCGGGTGGGCGCGCGACGTCAACCCCGTTGGGTTGCCGTGGCAGGAGCCCGACGAGGCGTCAGAGTCGTTGGGCCGGACCGATCTGCACACCGCGATCGACACCGAAGGCCGGCTGACGCAGACGCGCAGCGACCTCGGCAGCGCGTTCGGTGACTGGGAGTCCATCCGCGAGAAGGTCTCCGAGCTGGCGGCCCGCGCCCCCGAACGCATCGACACCGACGTGCTTGCTGCCCTGCGCTCCGCGGAACGCAACCCGGGCGGCTGCACCGACGACGAGTACCTGGCCCTGGCCACCGCCGACGGTCCGGCGCTGGATGCGGTTGCCGCGCTGGCGGATTCGCTCCGGCGTGACGTCATGGGCGACGACGTCACCTTCGTGGTCAACCGGAACATCAACTTCACCAACATCTGCTACACCGGCTGCCGGTTCTGCGCGTTCGCGCAGCGCAAGGGTGACGCCGACGCCTACTCGCTTTCGGTCGACGAGGTCGCCGACCGGGCCTGGGAGGCGCACGTCGCCGGGGCCACCGAGGTCTGCATGCAAGGCGGTATCGACCCCGAGCTGCCTGTCACCGGGTACGCCGATCTGGTGCGCGCGGTGAAGAAGCGGGTGCCGTCGATGCACGTGCATGCCTTCTCGCCCATGGAGATCGCCAACGGCGTGACCCGCAGTGGCATGTCGGTGCGGGAATGGCTGACCGCGTTGCGTGAGGCCGGACTGGACACCATCCCGGGTACCGCGGCGGAGATTCTCGACGACGAGGTGCGCTGGGTGCTGACCAAGGGCAAGCTGCCCACCGCCGAGTGGATCAACGTGGTGACCACCGCGCACGAGGTGGGGCTGCGGTCGTCGTCGACCATGATGTACGGGCACGTCGATACCCCGAAGCACTGGGTGGGCCACTTGAACGTGCTGCGCGGAATCCAGGACCGCACAGGCGGTTTCACCGAGTTCGTGCCGCTGCCGTTCGTGCACCAGAGCTCGCCGCTGTATCTGGCCGGCGGGGCGCGCCCGGGACCGACGCACCGCGACAACCGCGCTGTGCACGCGCTCGCGCGGATCATGCTGCACGGCCGGATTCCCAGCATCCAGACCTCGTGGGTCAAGCTGGGCGTCGAGCGTACCCAGGTGATGCTGCAGGGCGGCGCCAACGATCTCGGTGGCACGCTGATGGAGGAGACCATCTCCCGCATGGCCGGTTCCGAGAACGGCTCGGCCAAGACCGTCGCGGAGCTGGTGGCCATCGCGGAAGGCATCGGCCGCCCGGCCCGCCAGCGCAGCACCGACTACTCACCACTGGCTGCCTGACTTCGCTCAGCTGGCACAAATGTCCCGCGACACGCCGCGGTTGGAGTGCATTTAGGTGTGCGTGCGGTGAGACTTGACGGGTGAACACCATCGGGGGCATCCCCGCGCACCCGTTTTTCGTCCACTTCGTCGTGGTCCTGGCCCCACTGACGGCGATCCTCGTGGTCCTCTGCGCGGTGTGGACTGCTGCTCGTGAGCGCTTGGTGTGGCTCACGCTGGCCCTGGCCGTCGTGCTGACGGTGCTGACCCCGTTGGCCACCGACGCCGGCGAGTGGCTGGAGCATCAGCAGCAGACCCGGACGCCGACCCTGCACGAACACACGGAACTCGGCGACACGGCGATCTACTTCGTGCTCGGTCTGCTGGTGGTGTCGCTGGCGCTGGCATTCCTGCACCGGTGGGGCGCGCGCCTCGGGGAACGTCGCGGCCTGGCGGGCGTCGTGGTGACGGTGCTGGCGGTGGTGATCGGGGTGGCCACGATCTACCAGATCGTGCGCATCGGCGACAGCGGCGCTCGCGCGGTGTGGGGTAGCGGCGGCTCGTAACCGGCGCACGTGCCCGCGGCGTACTACAGCTTCGCCGCCAACTCGGTGCCCTGCCGAATGGCCCGCTTGGCGTCCAACTCGGCCGCGACGGCGGCGCCGCCGATGACATGCGGGGTGATCCCGACGCGGCGCAAGCTGTCTTCTAGGTCGCGGACCGACTCCTGGCCCGCGCAGATGACCACGTTGTCGACCTCGAGGACACGCGCTCCGGAGCGGTCCGACCCGAAGCTGATGTGCAGCCCGGCGTCGTCGATCTTCTCGTAGTTCACCCCGGACAGCTGCTGCACGCCTTTGGCTTTGACCGACGCCCGGTGCACCCAGCCGCTGGTCTTGCCCAGACCCCGCCCTTGGGCGCCCTTGGTACGTTGCAGCAGGTAGACCTCGCGGGCCGGCGGCAGCGGGATCGGTGTGGTCAACCCACCGCGGGAGTCGCCGCCGTCGGCGATGCCCCACTCGGCCCGCCATTCCTTGAGGTTCTGCGGAGATCCGCGTCCGTCGTCTGCCGGCTCGGCCGGCGTCGTGAGGAACTCGCTGACGTCGAAACCGATTCCGCCGGCGCCGATCACAGCCACCCGCTTACCTACGGGCGCACCGGTGATCGCCTGGGCGTAGGACAGCACCATGGGGTGGTCGATACCCGGGATGTCCGGCAGGCGCGGTGTCACGCCGGTGGCCAGCACCACCTCGTCGTAGCCGGATAGCTCATCGGCCGAAGCCCGGGTGTTCAGTCGCACGTC includes these proteins:
- a CDS encoding bifunctional FO biosynthesis protein CofGH translates to MALNPPNGADLPIPVVPPLAAPSSSALRRVLRRARDGVALNVDEAAIAMTARGDDLVDLCASAARVRDAGLEAAGRRGATGRLPVSFSRKVFIPVTHLCRDTCHYCTFVTVPGKLRARGMGMYMEPDEILDVARRGAELGCQEALFTLGDRPEDRWDEAKQWLDERGYDSTLDYVRAMAIRVLEETGLLPHLNPGVMSWSELSRLKPVAPSMGMMLETTSRRLFETKGLAHYGSPDKDPAVRLRTLDDAGRLSIPFTTGLLVGIGENLTERAETMHAIRKSHKEFGHVQEVIVQNFRAKDHTAMAAAPDTGIDDFLATIAVARLVLGPKMRIQAPPNLVSREECLALIGAGVDDWGGVSPLTPDHVNPERPWPALDDLASVTAEAGYDLVQRLTAQPSYVQAGAAWIDPRVRGHVDALADPETGWARDVNPVGLPWQEPDEASESLGRTDLHTAIDTEGRLTQTRSDLGSAFGDWESIREKVSELAARAPERIDTDVLAALRSAERNPGGCTDDEYLALATADGPALDAVAALADSLRRDVMGDDVTFVVNRNINFTNICYTGCRFCAFAQRKGDADAYSLSVDEVADRAWEAHVAGATEVCMQGGIDPELPVTGYADLVRAVKKRVPSMHVHAFSPMEIANGVTRSGMSVREWLTALREAGLDTIPGTAAEILDDEVRWVLTKGKLPTAEWINVVTTAHEVGLRSSSTMMYGHVDTPKHWVGHLNVLRGIQDRTGGFTEFVPLPFVHQSSPLYLAGGARPGPTHRDNRAVHALARIMLHGRIPSIQTSWVKLGVERTQVMLQGGANDLGGTLMEETISRMAGSENGSAKTVAELVAIAEGIGRPARQRSTDYSPLAA
- a CDS encoding DUF2231 domain-containing protein; the protein is MNTIGGIPAHPFFVHFVVVLAPLTAILVVLCAVWTAARERLVWLTLALAVVLTVLTPLATDAGEWLEHQQQTRTPTLHEHTELGDTAIYFVLGLLVVSLALAFLHRWGARLGERRGLAGVVVTVLAVVIGVATIYQIVRIGDSGARAVWGSGGS